From Nocardioides sp. HDW12B, the proteins below share one genomic window:
- a CDS encoding TadE family protein, with amino-acid sequence MSPRRPATSSSRRDERGSVSIELVILLPALFAVMFLGMQAALFYHARTVAIAAAQEGARAAGGENGQAADGVSAASSFIADAGGDDVLTGTSATANRTATRVTVTVTGRSLSVIPGWHPEIVQSASLPVERVTAP; translated from the coding sequence ATGTCACCTCGCAGGCCGGCAACATCAAGTAGCCGGCGGGACGAACGCGGCTCGGTCTCCATCGAGCTGGTCATCTTGCTGCCTGCCCTGTTCGCGGTGATGTTCCTCGGGATGCAAGCCGCGCTGTTCTACCACGCTCGCACCGTGGCCATCGCTGCTGCTCAGGAAGGCGCCAGGGCGGCCGGTGGGGAGAACGGCCAGGCAGCTGACGGCGTCAGTGCCGCCTCCTCGTTCATCGCCGATGCCGGCGGAGACGACGTACTCACCGGCACGAGCGCGACCGCCAACCGCACCGCGACCAGGGTCACCGTCACTGTGACCGGACGCAGTCTCAGCGTTATCCCGGGCTGGCACCCGGAGATCGTGCAGTCGGCTTCACTGCCGGTGGAGAGGGTGACGGCCCCGTGA
- a CDS encoding TadE family protein: MLVRDERGSAAIEAAVGLPAFVLFVGLIIFGGRTAMTHSAVESAAADAARSASIARTISEARTDAKAAAQASLSNQDIHCLSVNVLLDLSAFGKPVGEPGSVAATVECRLDLADLSVPGIPGSRLIEATISSPLDTWRERG; encoded by the coding sequence ATGCTCGTGCGAGACGAGCGAGGCTCGGCCGCGATTGAAGCCGCTGTCGGACTGCCTGCCTTCGTGCTCTTCGTCGGTCTCATCATCTTCGGGGGACGGACCGCCATGACCCATTCGGCGGTCGAGTCCGCGGCCGCCGACGCCGCCCGGTCCGCCTCGATCGCACGGACCATCTCGGAGGCAAGAACCGACGCTAAGGCGGCCGCGCAGGCGAGCCTGTCCAACCAAGACATCCACTGCCTGAGCGTGAACGTCCTCCTCGACCTCTCAGCCTTCGGCAAGCCAGTCGGCGAGCCGGGCTCGGTCGCCGCAACCGTCGAGTGTCGTCTTGATCTCGCCGACCTGTCCGTGCCGGGCATCCCAGGCAGCCGCCTCATCGAGGCGACCATCAGCAGCCCACTCGACACTTGGAGGGAGCGCGGATGA
- a CDS encoding ATPase, T2SS/T4P/T4SS family, producing the protein MTTEHSEDAQTSLHGLPLFAQQLPPLTERVGAGRPTGAVAHLPTVSSAPIGRNVDWSLVSALRAQASEQLSQAVAADRSRLDKIAQEELGRTIVLDLIESTVSDRVNAGSTTLPVSEQDALARAVFDSLFRLGRLQPLVDDDRVENIIITGYDNVLLDLIDGSLVDGPPVADSDEELIDFLVFLASRSEVNARGFSEAQPRLHLRLDGGSRLAAAAWVTPRPSVVIRRHRLMEVTLKDLVARQMLTPVAASFLRAAVRARRSIVVSGSQGAGKTTLVRALCAEIDPLEAIGTFETEYELHLHELRDRHRIVHPWEARPGSGERGPDGRSAGEFTLDEALVDSFRFNLSRQIVGEVRGKEIWAMIKAMESGTGSISTTHASDAVAAIRKLVTCAMEAGPHVTQALATSKLASTIDVIVHLDLRTVTESGRSTRRRRVAEIIALAPGERETGYATTHVFAPDVDGTAVPSVLPDEYRSLATYGFDLAGFLAQQEGRS; encoded by the coding sequence ATGACGACGGAACACTCGGAGGATGCTCAGACATCCCTGCACGGGCTGCCGCTGTTCGCCCAGCAGCTCCCACCCTTGACCGAGCGGGTGGGCGCCGGCCGTCCGACGGGAGCGGTGGCACACCTGCCCACTGTGAGCAGCGCGCCCATCGGGCGGAACGTCGACTGGTCGTTGGTCTCTGCCCTGCGCGCTCAAGCCTCCGAGCAGCTCAGCCAGGCGGTTGCCGCCGACCGCAGTCGTCTCGACAAGATCGCACAGGAGGAACTGGGGCGGACGATCGTGCTCGACCTGATCGAGTCGACCGTTTCCGACCGCGTGAACGCCGGGTCGACGACGCTGCCGGTCAGCGAGCAGGACGCCCTGGCGCGGGCGGTCTTCGACTCACTATTCCGGCTCGGCCGGCTCCAGCCGCTCGTCGACGACGATCGCGTGGAGAACATCATCATCACCGGCTACGACAACGTGCTGCTCGACCTCATCGACGGGTCGCTCGTCGATGGCCCACCCGTGGCGGATTCGGACGAGGAACTGATCGACTTCCTGGTCTTTCTGGCCTCGCGTAGTGAGGTCAATGCCCGCGGCTTCTCCGAAGCGCAACCCCGCCTGCATCTGCGCCTCGATGGCGGCTCCCGTCTCGCCGCTGCCGCCTGGGTGACACCTCGCCCATCCGTGGTCATTCGGCGTCACCGGCTCATGGAGGTCACCCTCAAAGACCTCGTCGCCCGGCAGATGCTCACTCCCGTCGCTGCGTCGTTCCTGAGGGCGGCGGTGAGAGCACGCAGGAGCATCGTCGTCTCCGGATCGCAGGGGGCGGGCAAGACGACGCTGGTCCGGGCTCTGTGTGCCGAGATCGACCCGCTGGAGGCGATTGGCACGTTCGAGACTGAATACGAGCTGCACCTGCATGAGCTGCGCGACCGCCATCGGATCGTCCACCCTTGGGAGGCCCGGCCCGGCTCCGGCGAACGCGGCCCTGACGGGCGATCGGCCGGTGAATTCACCCTTGACGAAGCATTGGTGGACTCATTCCGGTTCAACCTCTCACGCCAGATCGTCGGCGAGGTCCGAGGCAAAGAGATCTGGGCGATGATCAAGGCGATGGAGTCCGGCACCGGGTCCATCTCCACCACACACGCCTCCGACGCGGTCGCGGCGATCCGCAAGCTTGTCACCTGCGCGATGGAAGCCGGACCGCACGTCACGCAAGCGCTCGCGACCAGCAAGCTGGCCTCGACCATCGACGTGATCGTCCACCTCGATCTCCGGACGGTGACCGAGAGCGGTCGCTCGACGCGTCGACGCCGAGTGGCTGAGATCATCGCCCTCGCCCCCGGCGAACGCGAGACCGGGTACGCCACCACGCATGTCTTCGCCCCCGATGTCGACGGCACCGCCGTCCCCTCGGTGTTGCCTGACGAGTACCGCTCGCTCGCGACGTACGGCTTCGACCTCGCCGGCTTTCTGGCCCAGCAGGAGGGGCGTTCGTGA
- a CDS encoding pilus assembly protein TadG-related protein: MMVRSRDERGSISVWLVTSSFVMMMLVGLAVDLGGQVHAKQRAHNIAAQAARTGGEQVQAAPAIEGDYVAVDAVAARHAAEDYLAASGVTGNVTISDGDTITVNVTDTYTPKFLSFIGLGDLAVTGKASARLVRSLGGSEQ, from the coding sequence ATGATGGTCCGATCTCGCGACGAACGCGGCTCCATCAGCGTTTGGCTCGTCACGTCGAGCTTCGTGATGATGATGCTCGTCGGCCTCGCAGTCGACCTCGGCGGACAGGTCCACGCCAAGCAACGCGCTCACAACATCGCGGCCCAAGCCGCAAGAACCGGCGGCGAGCAGGTGCAGGCCGCTCCAGCAATCGAGGGTGACTACGTCGCCGTCGACGCGGTGGCCGCTCGCCACGCAGCGGAGGACTACCTCGCCGCCTCCGGTGTCACCGGCAACGTGACCATCAGCGACGGAGACACGATCACGGTGAACGTCACGGACACCTACACGCCCAAGTTCTTGAGCTTCATCGGGCTCGGCGACCTGGCCGTCACGGGCAAAGCCTCAGCACGCCTGGTCCGCAGCCTCGGAGGTAGCGAGCAATGA
- a CDS encoding SAF domain-containing protein: MSRTATRDDRTVDRETGPAARQLVPPPKLRRRPALVAAAIGAICLGALLAAWAWTATTNTQEVLVARQNIERGAVIEADDLARVRLSTDPALNPVSASELDQIVGQRAALDIAEGGMLTPASFTNEVVPGDGHSVVGVALTPAQAPGLDLRYGDTVRVVVTPAQDEELPAGAPLVNDATVVGVHVSDETGQTVVDLLVPEADAGVLATRIATGRIALVLDSRER, from the coding sequence ATGAGCAGAACAGCCACCCGAGACGACAGGACCGTCGACCGCGAGACGGGTCCCGCCGCTAGGCAGCTTGTGCCGCCACCGAAGCTGCGACGACGACCCGCGTTGGTCGCTGCGGCGATCGGGGCGATCTGCCTCGGTGCGCTCCTCGCCGCCTGGGCCTGGACAGCGACAACGAATACCCAAGAGGTCCTCGTCGCCCGGCAGAACATCGAGCGTGGCGCCGTTATCGAGGCCGACGATCTCGCCCGTGTGCGGCTCAGCACGGACCCTGCACTCAACCCTGTGTCCGCGTCCGAGCTCGACCAGATCGTCGGGCAGCGAGCGGCGCTGGACATCGCCGAGGGCGGGATGCTCACGCCTGCCTCGTTCACCAACGAGGTCGTTCCCGGCGACGGACACTCGGTGGTCGGGGTGGCTCTGACCCCGGCACAAGCACCTGGCCTCGACCTCCGATACGGCGACACAGTCCGGGTCGTCGTGACTCCGGCTCAGGACGAAGAGCTGCCCGCTGGCGCACCACTCGTCAACGACGCCACCGTGGTCGGTGTCCACGTCTCCGACGAGACCGGGCAGACCGTGGTCGACCTGCTCGTCCCCGAGGCGGATGCCGGCGTGCTGGCGACGCGCATCGCGACCGGCCGCATCGCTCTCGTCCTGGACTCGCGGGAGCGCTGA
- a CDS encoding type II secretion system F family protein, giving the protein MIVLVPALAGALLVGGLIALFVGLRPAPVIDRPSRARRTIELSLQTRILLLSGAAAGVVAFLVTGWMLALIAVPVAFVGLPALLSSSSATARIKRLEAMEEWTRSLAGVLTVGVGLEQALVATLRSTPAAIAPEVTRLVARLRARWVTEDALRAFADELDDATGDLVAANLILGARRRGAGLASVLEGLAESVAADVRARRQVEADRAKPRATARWVTLISVGVLVILALSGSYVEPYQSPLGQVVLVALLAAYVATLVWMKRMAIGQAMPRFLSPVTASSRQGGVG; this is encoded by the coding sequence GTGATCGTCCTCGTCCCCGCCCTCGCCGGAGCACTGCTCGTCGGTGGCCTGATCGCCCTCTTCGTAGGGCTGCGCCCCGCCCCGGTCATCGATCGCCCCTCCCGAGCCCGACGGACCATTGAGCTGTCGCTGCAGACCCGCATCCTCCTGCTCTCTGGCGCCGCTGCCGGAGTCGTCGCGTTCCTCGTGACCGGCTGGATGCTCGCCCTGATCGCCGTGCCGGTGGCGTTTGTCGGGCTGCCGGCGCTGTTGTCCTCGTCCTCGGCGACCGCGCGGATCAAGCGTTTGGAAGCGATGGAGGAATGGACTCGTTCCCTCGCGGGCGTCCTGACCGTCGGCGTCGGTCTGGAGCAGGCACTCGTTGCCACTCTCCGCTCGACTCCTGCTGCCATCGCGCCCGAGGTCACCAGGCTTGTCGCTCGGCTCCGCGCCCGGTGGGTCACCGAGGATGCATTGCGGGCCTTCGCCGACGAGCTGGACGACGCCACCGGTGACCTCGTGGCGGCCAACCTCATCCTCGGAGCGCGCAGGAGGGGCGCAGGGCTGGCGAGCGTCCTCGAAGGCCTCGCCGAGTCGGTGGCGGCCGACGTACGCGCTCGACGCCAGGTCGAAGCAGACCGGGCAAAGCCACGAGCAACAGCCCGTTGGGTCACCCTGATCAGCGTCGGCGTGCTGGTAATCCTTGCCCTGTCGGGCTCGTACGTGGAGCCGTACCAGAGCCCGCTCGGCCAAGTCGTCCTTGTGGCGCTGCTGGCGGCGTACGTCGCCACGCTCGTCTGGATGAAGCGGATGGCCATTGGACAGGCGATGCCCCGGTTCCTGTCACCCGTCACCGCCTCATCGAGGCAGGGCGGTGTCGGATGA
- a CDS encoding LysM peptidoglycan-binding domain-containing protein yields MTQPTLRQRLQGLAATLVILLLVAGVPFLLLAIGAAPWKADPGDFPALLSSRDDGTLAMVVIAGVAWLAWFFVAVSVLIEVAARLRGLPAPSLPGLGAPQRAVGQLVAVAALLFVAAPTAVAAFPTPPAFAAATTPALPEARLAVVEAAPALPEPAPLPSVAADSTTETSTMDYTVKRGDSLWRIADQLLGDGARFPEIVELNQKELNGRPDFIVPGSVLKVPDVTTGVDPDRPDEEYVVRPGDTLSDIAEAKLGDPMRYPALFESSRDTVQPDGATLTDPDLIRPGWEISIPPHANHKAEAPETPPAESERPRPHKPPAETPTPAPTPAATAEPEPEVSTADVPDDEVDSSAPGWLLPGLTGAGAVLAGLVLLAVRAHRNTQLRYRRPGQTIAPPPLELRHVEKTALLAGAPLTATIGRLDRALRHLAATCADEGRALPSLATVTLARGSATLHLAHDDDLPDPWKGGGREWTTHLGETLPDREVIPPYPQLVTVGQDATGGLHLVNLEHLGVVSLAGDPAATEALARHIAAELALNPWSVLVQVDLIGLGEELATLDPMRLRHHAHGEQTIASITRSLTAARDAGSGDPEPYRAIITTGISTDAGTAELASLLSAPSPRLGVALVSLGAPLPEATSIEVDCTGQLQAPPLGLDLRAAGLTREEAATCAAIVDLTRESEPVPIPTFDQAADGWRSLADHAGALREELTDVREEGPAGEDSLLPAAADEYPEIAATTPEDVETLAPVVPEQFRRTVEEADPTLDEDVADWFDSESERPRLTLLGPVNARAYGEVAPVITKRKPYFVELFAFLALHPEGATGSAVADAFAVSPSRARTQLSVLRDWLGTDARTGSPHLPAASESRTYRETGLKTYQLQDVLVDVDLFRRLRARGEARGADGIEDLRTAMSLVEGIPFSLLREKGWSWLLDGERLHETIGCAIVDTAHILVIDALANGDLSKARDVAETACKAAPYDDICRLDLVKVAAAEGHEEAAERMLADDVFNRTDDHLPPIDLPERTGDVVGRQRWGNARRRPTA; encoded by the coding sequence ATGACCCAGCCCACGCTTCGACAACGCCTCCAAGGTCTCGCGGCGACACTCGTGATCCTGCTCCTCGTCGCCGGCGTCCCCTTCCTCCTGCTAGCCATCGGCGCTGCGCCGTGGAAGGCCGACCCAGGCGACTTCCCAGCACTGCTGTCGAGCCGCGACGACGGCACCCTCGCCATGGTCGTCATCGCCGGCGTCGCGTGGCTCGCCTGGTTCTTCGTCGCCGTCTCCGTGCTCATCGAGGTCGCGGCAAGGCTCCGCGGTCTACCAGCGCCCTCCCTCCCCGGCCTCGGCGCCCCTCAGCGAGCCGTCGGCCAGCTCGTCGCTGTGGCTGCACTCCTCTTTGTCGCTGCTCCGACAGCAGTCGCGGCCTTCCCGACGCCTCCAGCCTTCGCTGCAGCGACCACGCCCGCACTACCCGAAGCACGACTCGCGGTGGTCGAAGCCGCACCCGCGCTACCGGAGCCTGCGCCCCTCCCAAGCGTCGCTGCTGATTCGACGACGGAGACGTCGACCATGGACTACACCGTCAAGCGCGGCGACAGCCTGTGGAGAATCGCCGACCAGCTCCTTGGCGACGGTGCCCGCTTTCCCGAGATCGTCGAGCTCAACCAGAAGGAACTCAACGGGCGCCCCGACTTCATCGTCCCCGGCTCGGTGCTCAAGGTGCCGGACGTGACCACCGGCGTTGATCCGGACCGCCCCGATGAGGAGTACGTCGTACGCCCCGGTGACACCCTCTCGGACATCGCCGAGGCGAAGCTGGGTGACCCGATGCGCTATCCGGCGCTCTTCGAGTCGTCTCGTGACACGGTCCAGCCGGACGGCGCCACGCTGACCGACCCGGACCTGATCCGCCCCGGCTGGGAGATCAGCATTCCCCCACACGCCAACCACAAAGCCGAGGCGCCCGAGACGCCTCCGGCCGAGTCCGAGCGACCACGCCCGCACAAACCACCGGCCGAGACGCCGACCCCAGCGCCGACACCCGCGGCGACCGCCGAGCCTGAGCCGGAGGTCAGCACCGCCGACGTCCCCGACGACGAGGTCGACTCGTCCGCGCCCGGCTGGCTGCTGCCTGGCCTGACCGGAGCGGGCGCCGTCCTGGCCGGGCTCGTCCTGCTGGCCGTTCGCGCCCACCGCAACACCCAACTCCGCTACCGCCGACCAGGACAGACGATCGCCCCTCCACCACTAGAGCTGCGCCACGTCGAGAAGACGGCACTCCTCGCGGGCGCCCCCCTCACGGCCACGATCGGTCGCCTCGACCGGGCACTGCGACACCTCGCCGCCACCTGCGCAGACGAAGGGAGGGCGCTGCCCTCACTCGCCACCGTGACGTTGGCGCGCGGATCGGCGACCCTGCACCTCGCCCACGACGACGACCTGCCCGACCCGTGGAAGGGCGGCGGCCGAGAATGGACCACTCATCTCGGGGAAACCCTGCCGGATCGAGAGGTGATCCCGCCGTACCCGCAACTCGTGACGGTCGGCCAGGACGCCACCGGGGGCCTGCACCTGGTGAACCTGGAGCACCTCGGCGTCGTGTCACTGGCCGGCGACCCGGCTGCAACAGAGGCTCTGGCCAGGCACATCGCCGCCGAACTGGCACTCAACCCCTGGTCCGTGCTGGTCCAGGTCGACCTGATCGGTCTCGGGGAGGAGCTGGCCACACTCGATCCGATGCGGTTGCGACACCACGCACACGGCGAGCAGACCATTGCCTCGATCACCCGCAGCCTCACCGCGGCCCGCGACGCTGGCTCGGGCGACCCCGAGCCCTACCGCGCCATCATCACCACGGGCATCAGCACCGACGCGGGCACGGCTGAACTCGCCTCTCTCTTGTCAGCGCCCTCCCCGCGACTCGGCGTCGCCCTCGTCTCACTCGGCGCGCCCCTCCCCGAAGCAACCAGCATCGAAGTCGACTGCACGGGACAGCTCCAGGCGCCCCCCCTCGGACTCGACCTCCGCGCTGCCGGGCTGACCCGCGAGGAAGCTGCCACTTGCGCAGCGATCGTCGACCTCACTCGCGAGAGCGAGCCAGTGCCGATCCCCACCTTCGACCAGGCAGCGGACGGCTGGCGGTCGCTGGCCGATCATGCAGGAGCACTGCGCGAGGAGCTGACGGACGTGCGCGAGGAAGGACCCGCCGGAGAGGACTCCCTACTGCCCGCAGCCGCCGATGAGTATCCCGAGATCGCCGCGACGACGCCTGAAGATGTCGAGACACTCGCCCCGGTCGTGCCCGAACAGTTTCGTCGGACCGTTGAGGAGGCCGATCCGACCCTCGACGAGGATGTCGCGGACTGGTTCGACTCCGAGAGCGAACGGCCTCGATTGACCTTGCTCGGGCCGGTGAACGCCCGGGCCTACGGCGAGGTCGCACCGGTGATCACCAAGCGCAAGCCGTACTTCGTCGAACTGTTCGCGTTCCTCGCCCTCCACCCCGAGGGCGCGACAGGCAGCGCCGTCGCTGACGCGTTCGCCGTCTCCCCATCCCGCGCCCGCACACAGCTCAGCGTCCTTCGCGACTGGCTCGGCACCGACGCCCGAACGGGTAGTCCGCACCTGCCGGCTGCGAGCGAGTCCCGGACCTATCGAGAGACGGGCTTGAAGACCTACCAACTCCAGGACGTCCTTGTCGACGTCGACCTGTTTCGCCGTCTGCGAGCCCGGGGCGAGGCACGCGGTGCGGACGGCATCGAGGATCTAAGAACGGCCATGTCGCTCGTTGAAGGAATCCCGTTCAGCCTGCTGCGAGAGAAGGGCTGGAGTTGGCTGCTCGACGGGGAGCGACTCCACGAGACCATCGGCTGCGCGATCGTCGACACCGCGCACATCCTCGTCATCGACGCACTCGCCAACGGCGACCTGTCGAAGGCCCGTGACGTGGCCGAGACCGCCTGCAAGGCCGCGCCGTACGACGACATCTGCCGCCTCGACCTGGTGAAGGTCGCTGCTGCCGAAGGGCACGAGGAAGCCGCCGAACGGATGCTGGCCGACGATGTCTTTAACCGGACTGACGACCATCTGCCACCCATCGACCTGCCCGAAAGGACCGGCGACGTGGTCGGACGGCAACGCTGGGGCAACGCAAGACGACGCCCCACAGCCTGA
- a CDS encoding type II secretion system F family protein, with protein MTTGLQFALLGGAFLGLGVVLLIARLMPAEPDLAEALSRLTPTRGRANALGPVTTAKGKERIGVWAIKALPPAVWIRTPTRELALLRIPLARFYGDKIVMAVMGLVIPALLAFFFEQIGLGFPVGIPAFASLALAVVMFFLPNYNAVDDARKARLEFARALGSYIDLVALERNNGSGVRQAMESAAEVGDSWVFTRLSEELTRSRWSGQPPWDALHALADELGLPELDDFADIMRLSGEEGASVYTNLRARSTAMRTAMLNDEIAEANAVGERMTIPGSLLGVIFMALLVAPSLLRMFSNT; from the coding sequence ATGACCACCGGACTCCAGTTCGCTCTCCTCGGCGGAGCCTTCCTCGGGCTCGGTGTCGTGCTTCTCATCGCCCGTCTGATGCCGGCCGAGCCGGATCTCGCCGAGGCGCTCAGTCGGCTCACACCCACCCGAGGGCGAGCGAACGCGCTCGGCCCGGTGACCACTGCGAAGGGGAAGGAGCGGATCGGCGTGTGGGCGATCAAGGCCCTCCCGCCCGCAGTCTGGATCAGGACCCCGACCCGTGAGCTGGCCCTGCTGCGTATCCCGCTGGCGCGGTTCTACGGCGACAAGATCGTGATGGCTGTCATGGGCTTGGTGATCCCGGCACTGCTCGCCTTCTTCTTCGAGCAGATCGGCCTTGGGTTCCCCGTCGGGATTCCGGCATTCGCCTCGCTCGCGCTGGCGGTGGTGATGTTCTTCCTGCCCAACTACAACGCCGTTGACGACGCCCGGAAGGCCAGGCTCGAGTTCGCCCGGGCACTCGGGTCGTACATCGACCTCGTGGCCCTGGAGCGCAACAACGGCTCGGGGGTGCGGCAGGCGATGGAGTCCGCGGCCGAGGTCGGCGACTCTTGGGTCTTCACCCGCCTGTCGGAGGAGCTGACCCGATCCCGCTGGTCCGGACAGCCACCCTGGGATGCCCTGCACGCCCTGGCCGACGAGCTGGGGCTGCCTGAGCTCGACGACTTCGCCGACATCATGCGGCTCTCCGGCGAGGAAGGTGCGTCGGTCTACACGAACCTACGAGCCCGCTCGACCGCAATGCGCACCGCGATGCTCAACGACGAGATCGCCGAAGCCAACGCGGTCGGCGAACGCATGACCATCCCCGGCTCCCTGCTGGGCGTCATCTTCATGGCGCTGCTCGTTGCCCCGTCTCTCCTGCGGATGTTCAGCAACACCTGA